DNA from Fibrobacter sp. UWH6:
GAAGTGAAGTTCGAAGTGGAAGTAGACGGAGTGATGCTGGCCCCCGCTATCGTTCAGGATGCAGACAAGGGTGACGTTCTCATGATGGCATGGATGAACGAGGAAGCCCTCCGCCGCACACAGGAATGTGGCGAAATGGTATTCTGGAGCCGTAGCCGCAAGGAATACTGGCACAAGGGCGACACCAGCGGAAATGTCATGACCGTCGTGGAATGGGCCACCGACT
Protein-coding regions in this window:
- the hisI gene encoding phosphoribosyl-AMP cyclohydrolase, which codes for MKFEDIMKEVKFEVEVDGVMLAPAIVQDADKGDVLMMAWMNEEALRRTQECGEMVFWSRSRKEYWHKGDTSGNVMTVVEWATDCDSDALLFKVRMQGPQVACHTGARSCFFKVCEK